ACCTAACTCTTAGCATGGAGCGTTGAACATGAAAAGGGCTAAATAACTGTTACAATAAACAGATGTACCTAAAGAAGCATAGAAGCAGTATATGCAACACTTTTCttctaacatttaaaatttgaCTTTGTTCTGCATTGTCCAAAATGATTGAAGATAATTAATGATTCATTCACTAGAGCTGTGCAGATGCCTtccattatattaaaatttaactcCTTCAGTCAtgcattcagtcattcaacaaacattcactgAAAACTTATTCTGTGTCATATCCATTGTTAGAAGGCAGATAAGACAGTCTTTGCCCTCCAGATGCTCATTATGTGGGTGGGTGGCACTAATAAACAATTACTGATAATACGGCCTATTAGTTCAAAAACAGAGATATGGAACAATTCCACTGGCCCAAACTTTGGTTTAAAGGAGAAGCTTCCCAGAAGAGGTGGCCCCTGTGCTGAATATTAAAGGAGCTGGAGTAGGGATTAGTCAGGCAGTGCATATTCCTGACAAGTACAGCatgagtaaggagacaaaggTGAGATATAGCAGTGTGGCCATGGTGTTACTGGATCACAAAGCTGTGGCAGGCAGTGGACAGTAATAAGCCtggagaagggggcagggagTATGTCAGGAGGGGCACAGCTTAGACTTTATCCTGCAGGCAGTGGGGAGTGCAggagggttttaagcaggggaTGATGTCACCAGAGATTATTTTAGCGGCATTGGAGAGGATAGGTTAGAGGGAGACAAAAATTGGAAGAAGTGAAACTTCCTAGGAGGCATTTGCACAAATAAcagatttatgtttatatttaagaatcAAAGCTAAATTTATTCAGCATTTATtatatgagaattaaataagcatTATAATGCAAagttgttttattatttcaaacGACTCTATGAGTAAGTACCATTAATCCCCTCATTTTATAGCAACTGAAATAAACAGTTAAGTTATAACTGGCCCAAGTTGAGGATGTAATCCAGGCAGTCTGGCACCAGAGCTGATGCTCTTAATCACTATTgcatttgtttgatttctgtctCTTGCACTAGAATGAAATCTCCATGCAGACAAGGACCATATTGTTGGTGTTCTCCACTGTAAGTACACAACAGGCACATAATAACTATTTGTTGGATAAAATCAATGGCTAACCTAAATGGAAGAAATAGTGgactatatattttggatgcagaCATCAGTGATTGTTATGGACTTGTTTGTGGGTCTCCTGTACTTAAATGTGTATGTTAAAGGGCTACCCACCCAGTGGGGCCTCTAAGGAAGTAATTcaggttaaatgagatcatgaggGTGGGCTCCTAATTGGGCAgaactggtgtctttataagaagatgAGAGACtagagatctctctctctctctctctgtgcacaTGCACCAAGAAAAGGCCATATTAAGATGTAGTGAGAGTGGCCATCCACAAGCCAGAAACAGAGCACACCAGAAACCAAGTAAGTTGgaaccttgatcttagacttctagcccccagagctgtgagaaagtacatttctgttgtttaagctacccagtctatgaTATTGTTATGGCAGACCCAGCAGACTCAGACAGTGATTAGTAAGGTAAAGGTGGGTGTGAAGGAGAGGTTTCTGGCCTCAGAGACTGGAGGGGTAGTGGTGCCACTAACTGGGGTAGAGAACttgagaagaagaagaggagattGATTGTGGTCAGTGAAACAACACTAATTATTCACCTTGCACAGAAATATAGAAGTTAGCTGCTTAACACCATCTATTCAATAAGTGTTTATTCATCATCTAGTCATGTGGCTTCTGTGCTTGCCCTTAGAATACAAAGTAAATaggattcattgattcattctcaGCCCTCAAGGAACTCCCAGTCAAGTGGGGAAAAATAGTGTTCCTGTTTAGAAAGCTAGTACGCTATCTGGAAAGACCATTTTTCCTTTCCCTCATTTCTAAAAACCTAGGGCTCACAAAAAGTATAGAGGTAGATCCCATATGGACTAGAGCTTTGGAGTCACATGACCTGGAATTGACAATGGCCCTCGGAATATATTAGCTACGGGATGATCATAGGTGGGTCAAATGATCCTTGTGGGTCATAGAGTCCTCAGCTACAGCTGCAGAGTTGTTTTAAGGATCAGACAAGAGAAGGGAGGTAcaactattttgaaaatacaatacgCATGTTAGCAATTATTGTACTCTTAAAAGCTTCACTTCTAACCTGTAGAAACTTAGAGGTAaatcagccataggcagcaagtCAGAGGTGAAAGGCCAGCTTTAAACCTTGAGAGGGGTGGAAGTTCTGGGATGGAAGAACTGCTATAGTGGGAAAAAGAACAGGCTTTGGGATCCTACACCTGGTTCAAAGCACAATTCTGTCGATTGTTAGTTATAGAAAGCTGAGAAGGTCATGTAATGGATCTGAGttttagtttcttcatccataaaacgGAAGTGGTAATACCTACCTGGGGGGTTGTTCTGAGTATGTAAAGAGCTTGGCATGGTGCCTGGCAATCGTTACTCAAGTAACGGTTACTGTTGTTCCTATTAATATTATCATTTTCCTCTCATACCTACTAAGGGGTTTGTTTAGGTAGTTAAGTTACTTCAGATGCAAAGAACTGAGGGAAATGGAAGGGCTTTTATGACTGActtcaaaagttatttttaaaggtaaacaaAAGTAGTTTGTTCAACTCAGCTTTCCTCTCTAAACCTATGGTACAAACATAACTCTTAGAGAAAATGACCAGTGTTATATGGCATGAAGCCAGAGAACACCCAGTTTGATAATTATTGCATGTATGTATTCTATTCTAAATAAATCTACCAATCATTGGTAATAAGGTTTCTCTGAAGGCAGTGCTTCTCAGACTTTCATGTACACATGAGTCACCTGGGGGCTTGTTTAAATGCAGATTTTCATTCAGTGGATTTAGAGTGAGGCATGGAATTCAGCATTTCCAAGAAGCTTTCAGGTGCCCATGCTGCTGATCCATGGACCACTTTAAGGAGCAAGTCATGAAAATATCTTCCTTGGTGTGGTGTTCACTGCAATGTCCTGCTTTCTCTATGGTGATCTACTTAATTACAGACTAACTACTACTAGAACGCTAACAAGACTTTTCAGACCAGATTTAGAAATTCTGCAACAGGACTCATTGTAGAGTGCCTCCTACAAAATAGTCATTCTGGAAGTTTCTACACTTATTTTAATCATGTCACTGTTCTCAAATCACATCTGGAATTGTTTTCAGGGTCTGTGAGATAGTCTCCTGAATGCTTTCAGTGGTGACTTTTGAAGGTTAGATTAGATGTTCAAAAACAACAAAGGATCCTTCTGGGTCAGCTCTAATTAGGGAAACCAGTCAAACTGTGTAATTCCAAGATCCACCCTAAGGTACCCAAACTGAATACTCAACCCCAGAAGGCGATTTGCAAGACAAACTCCATACAAGTAGTAAATATGTTACAGCCATGACATCCAATGGGGGATGGAGACTGCCATGAGGGAAATACCATTCAGATAGGCAAGTTTTCTAGTGGTTCTTCTACCAGAATATTTCCTCAGTTCCAGATCCACTCTACCTCAGGGGACCACAGTTCCCTGAAGTGCAAGGACCTCACTGCCTTAGTCAACTTTTAATGTCTAATCTGGGCACTTGATGTGTGTCCCATGAGTAGCTGATGTAAAGTTAAATATGAGCAAGAATGCAAAGCATGTCTAAGGTGTCTGGGGCTTACTCTTGTGATTCAAAGGGTAGAATTAAGACTCAGAGAAAAGAAGCTCCTGAGACAAATTTCTACTTCAAGTTAGAAAGACATTGTCAGCAGCTGGAGCTGTCCAGCAATGGAGTTAGTCTGCCCTGGAAATAGTGAGCTTCCAGCACTGGCAGGAGTTTAAAAGAAAGGCTGTTTGTTATGGAAACCTGTGGACCTACAACGGTTCCTCCTATGCAATGACCTCCAAGGGCTATCCCTAGAGTCCAACTTGCAGGATATCTGGCAACTGTAAGGCCCTGAAAAAAATACCATAATGTAATGAATGAGGAATATGGGCATCTTGTGAGCCAAGCAAAGGGGAAGAGGCTAGGGCTCAGTCATTTGCAAGGAAGGTAGGGAGAAGTGAAATGAAAACAGCTAGGGAACCATGAGGTGGGAACTTCCTTGAGTTTTTTGGTACCATAGGAAAGTTGCTTTGGGTACCAAGAGCCTCACATGTGTATGAAAGGGTAATACTTTCGAGGGGGTAAGAGTTGAGGGAAGAGACAGACCACTGCTCACCCTTCTTAAACTCCTCCAGCACCGTGTCCAGCCGTGTATCATTGAAGACGCAGTGCAGGGGCCGGTTGTAGAAGCGGGTGACGGTGAGGAGCGGTGTGCAGTCATCCGGGTCCACGAAGGCCAAGTCCTTAACAAACAGGATGTCCACAATGTTGTGCCGCTGGTCACCCTCGTACACTGGGATGCGAGTGTAGCCGCTGCGCAGGATCTCTGAGACTGTGGCAAAGTCCAGCACGGCGTCAGAGCGTAGCATGAAGCAGTCCCCGAGGGGGGTCAGCACCTCCTCCACCACCTTGGTGCGCAGCTCCAGGGCGCCCTGGATGATGTTAAGCTCCTCCTTCACCAGGTCACTGTAGGGGTCCGCGGCCCGCAGTGTCTCCAGCAGCTTCTCCCGCGTGTAGAAGGTGCTTATCTCCTGACGCAGGGCCCAGTCCAACAGGCGGCCCAGCGGGTAGCACACGGGGAAGGCGGCCGCCATCAGAAGCCGGGTCAGGCAGACGCTGTGCGAGGCGATGGCGAGCCCGTGCCGTGAACACACCGAGTAGGGGCAGATCTCGGCTCCCAGGAACACCGCGCCGGTGCACACGAGAGCTGGCAGCCACGGGAAGTGAATCCCCGCCTCGCTGTAGTCTTCACCGGTGCCCCCGACGCCCGGCGGCAGCGAGGCGTACAGCCAGCCGGCCAGGGCCGCGTTGGCTCCGGCTTGGCCCAGGAGTAGGGTGCAGAGCAGATGGGTCCCCCGGCCGCGCACTGCCTGCACTCGGCGCGCCTGCTCCTTCTCCGCTGCAGAGCCGCTGTTCCGCAGCACCCGTAACTCCACCGGGTCCAGCGAGAGCAGGCTCAGGCGCAGGCCGCTGAACAGGGCAGACAGGGCGAGCAGCAAAAGCGCCCCGAGAGCCCGCAGCCACGAGGGGGGCAGCAGATTCCCGCCCGGGCTGTAGAGCCGCGGGCGGACGCGCAGCAGGAAGCCACCGGCAGCGCCGTGGTGATGCCAAGCGCGCCCGTCCCAGGCGCACAGCGAGAAGAGCTTCCCGCCACCGCCCGCGCCGCCCCGCTCTGCCTCGCCCTTGCGCAGCTCTCGTACCCGCACCTGGACTAGAGCCGAGCCCGCCACGCCTCCGGGGCGCAGGGGCCCCAGGACCTCCACGTCGGACGCCCAGTCGCTCTGCTCGCGGCAGCGCTGCGGCCCCGGGGGGTGCGTGGGGACAGCGCTGGGAGCCACGCCGCTCCCGCCCGGGGGCTCCTCGATAAACATGAGCCGCGGAGCCCAGTCGCCGGTGCCGTTCTCCGCCGGGGAAAGGGTGGGTACAGGCACTGGCGCCGCGGGCGCCGCCGGCCCGGGCTGGAAATAAACGCGCAGGAGGAAGCTGGTGCCTTCCGCGGCGCGCAGGGTGCCCCCCTCCAGGGACACGCGGCCTCCAGCGGTGTCCTCGGGCCTCAGGCCCAGCAGCCAGGCGGCGGCAGCCGGGGGCCGAGGGGACAGGGAGAAGAAGAGCAGCAGCACAGCGCCTCGGCTGCAGCAGTCCCGGAGCCTGACACTTACCGCGCCTGCCGCAGCCGCCATCCTGCACCCGGCGCAGCTGCACGTGATACTGCAGAAAAGCAGAGCGAGatctggagggaggaggagccccAGCCGGGAACCCGGCCCCAGGCAGGTCACCACGTGTACGCCCCCTACGCGCGTGGGCTGGAGGCGGTGGAGGTTCAGACTGTGCGGTGGCCGTGGGTCCCGGCTGGATGCTGGAGATGGCCACACATCCCTGCCACGTGCATGACCCTGACGCACTTAGGTATGTCCGAGCTGCAGCGTAAGGAAACCTTGGCTTGGAGCACCGCCTCCTATTCTGGCAGTAGAGCGCCCCTCAACGAACCCGAACCCGGCAGTAATTCCCCCCAGGCCCCTCCGCTTCCCAACGGGCCAGAACATTTCCCAGTGTTTCGCCTCTCCTACCTCTTATGGTCCCCCTTCTGGTCAAAAGATATTCTGAAGACAAGTCTGTGAGTCTGAAAACTTTTGTGTTTGGTCTCAACTCCAGCTGatctttcatgttttaaaaatttacaaattaCTTCCATTCATTTCCTTGTTAAgatccaaatgtccattaataagACGTTGTTGAAATATATTATGATGTTGCGGCGagatggaatactatgcagcagaAAAAAATGCTGTGGCTCCATATGTCTGTGATATGGAAGTACCCCCAAAGTAATAATTGAAAAAGAACAAGGTGCAAAACTGTGTATAATATGCTACTTTTTGTATTCAAAGTACTTGTGTATAAATTTACatgtgcatgtatacatatatagaatATTAGATTTTAATATGCAGAGGAATGCACACAAAATTGGTGTTACCTCTGGGGAGCAGGACTAGAGTCTGGAAGTTTGGTTGAGAAATACTTTATAGacatagatagataggtagattaACAGGAAGTCACAACGATAATACAGAACTCCTAgtacccttcacccagtttctcCCATGTGGTTAAGGTACTATCTTGACTATAGTATAATGCCTCCAAAACAGGAAATTTACATTGGTATAATGTGTGGTGTACTTTTGTCTCATTTTATCACATATGTAGATTTACAACCATCACTGCAATCAAAATGCAGAAATAGCCTATCACCATGAAGGACTGGGAGGGAGTTTTTTTATGAATTCCTTTTGTTGCTTGAATTTGCCATGGGCCTGttactttgtttttacttttatgcatttatttttaaaatttatatatatagtaaaattgACTTTTTAGTGTGCTGTTCTATTAGTTTTTGACAAATGCCTATTCATGGAGCTATCCAATCAAAAATAGTGCCATCACCTTCCAGTAATCCCTTTCACTGTCTCTTTGTGTTCAACCCATCCCCCATCCATCCTCTGGCCAAATTAGATCTCTCCTacaattttccttttccagaatgtcatataagtggaataataCAATAAGCCTTTTGGATTTGGCTTCccttacttagcataatgcatttgagagttatccatgttgttgtgtttGTCAGTAATTCAGTCCTTTTTATGGTTAGGTAGTATTCTGTTATATGAGGTGTGATAATTTGTTTACCCATTTACCAGTTAAAGAATGTTTGAGTTATTTCCAgcttttggcagttatgaataaagcagtTATAAATGCGTGCAGGTTTTGTGTgagcatacattttcatttcactcAGGTAAATTTACCATAGGTctgtattacttttttaaatgtaaaactaaCAATTTTGCATACTACTCTTGGTAATTCTGACTGATTTAAAAGGTCATTGCTGTTTGTGAAATCTAATTTTCTATAGATTTGTGAGACCTTAAGGGTATTGATTGAGAAAGCCTTGCAAAGGATAAAGCTCAATACAAATGGTCCCAGCTAAAACTTACCTTTTTTCCCACAACAAACCCTTATCATCCAGAGTGGAAATAGCCTCTTCCTGGTTTGGGACTAGAGAGGCCTTACTAGGCTGCTGGCCACTGCCTTCATAGGCTGCCTTTTACACTTTGCAGAGTACGTGAAACAAACTTGCTGTTGCCTTAAAGTGAACTAGGTCCTGGCCACTACAAGCTGCTTCTTGCATGGGCTGCGTAAGAGACTGAAGAGAGAATGTTGAGGCATTTGTTGTAAGTataagagaaagggagaagagggCTCAAGGATGTGATTATTTCTCTTAAGTGTTGGCAAAAAATGCTCTCATTTTTCTCCTGACATTTAGATCTCTCCTCTTCCAACCTAGGCTCCTGAGCACAAAGGTACGGCGTTATCCTAAGGGTTCTCCCACCTCCCTTAGGCCACAGGACTTTATCATCATTATAATTTCATTATAGTTTGTGAATCCTTAGAGTTACAAggaattttcatatttatttcgtatctattcatacacacacacaaaatagccCCATGAAATAGATATAATTATACCTATCTTACAATTCAGGTTAAATGACTGGTATAACTTCTTTGGACTCTAGATTGATGCTCTCTTACCGCAAAGTGCTGaccaataccaaaataaaacctttaaaaaatattagatcAGGAATAAAAAACCTAAATTTCTGTTTATATAGTATTATATGctcattgaaaataaatttttaatgcaTAAAAACATAAACTGTAACCCCATCAACCAAAGATAAACACTTAATACTTTGGTatacttcctttttttgttttctacatagtTAAGTAACTGagaaatgcatacacacacacaggtgtgtgCCCTCCTacgtttatatattttataattgaatacatattatacatacaaTTCTAGTCTTCTATTGTTTAATAAATCAAGAGCATTTTCCCTAATGTAATAAAAATTCCTTCATAAACAATTTTTAATGAGTGGTACTATTagattatatgtattatatgtgtatatatacatatagataccatctatacatcatatatatattaaaaatgtttcaggATG
The genomic region above belongs to Manis javanica isolate MJ-LG chromosome 7, MJ_LKY, whole genome shotgun sequence and contains:
- the CNNM1 gene encoding metal transporter CNNM1 isoform X2, translating into MAAAAGAVSVRLRDCCSRGAVLLLFFSLSPRPPAAAAWLLGLRPEDTAGGRVSLEGGTLRAAEGTSFLLRVYFQPGPAAPAAPVPVPTLSPAENGTGDWAPRLMFIEEPPGGSGVAPSAVPTHPPGPQRCREQSDWASDVEVLGPLRPGGVAGSALVQVRVRELRKGEAERGGAGGGGKLFSLCAWDGRAWHHHGAAGGFLLRVRPRLYSPGGNLLPPSWLRALGALLLLALSALFSGLRLSLLSLDPVELRVLRNSGSAAEKEQARRVQAVRGRGTHLLCTLLLGQAGANAALAGWLYASLPPGVGGTGEDYSEAGIHFPWLPALVCTGAVFLGAEICPYSVCSRHGLAIASHSVCLTRLLMAAAFPVCYPLGRLLDWALRQEISTFYTREKLLETLRAADPYSDLVKEELNIIQGALELRTKVVEEVLTPLGDCFMLRSDAVLDFATVSEILRSGYTRIPVYEGDQRHNIVDILFVKDLAFVDPDDCTPLLTVTRFYNRPLHCVFNDTRLDTVLEEFKKGKSHLAIVQRVNNEGEGDPFYEVMGIVTLEDIIEEIIKSEILDETDLYTDNRKKQRVPHRERKRHDFSLFKLSDSEIRVKISPQLLLATHRFMATEVEPFKSLYLSEKILLRLLKHPNVIQELKFDEKNKKAPEHYLYQRSRPVDYFMLLLQGRVEVEVGKEGLRFENGAFTYYGAPAIMTTACSDNDVRKVGSLAGSSVFLNRSPSRCSGLNRSESPNRERSDFGGSNTQLCGSGNNLYTPDYSVRILSDVQFVKVTRQQYQNALTACRMDSSPQSPDMEAFTDADSTKAPVTRGTPQTPKDDPAVTLLNTRSSLPCSRTDGLRSPSEVVYLRMEEMAFTQEEMTDFEKHSTQQLSLSPTAVPTRAASDSECCNINLDTETSPCSSDFEETVGKKLLRTLSGRKRKRSPDEGRALEENSNLTPLIT
- the CNNM1 gene encoding metal transporter CNNM1 isoform X3, with the protein product MAAAAGAVSVRLRDCCSRGAVLLLFFSLSPRPPAAAAWLLGLRPEDTAGGRVSLEGGTLRAAEGTSFLLRVYFQPGPAAPAAPVPVPTLSPAENGTGDWAPRLMFIEEPPGGSGVAPSAVPTHPPGPQRCREQSDWASDVEVLGPLRPGGVAGSALVQVRVRELRKGEAERGGAGGGGKLFSLCAWDGRAWHHHGAAGGFLLRVRPRLYSPGGNLLPPSWLRALGALLLLALSALFSGLRLSLLSLDPVELRVLRNSGSAAEKEQARRVQAVRGRGTHLLCTLLLGQAGANAALAGWLYASLPPGVGGTGEDYSEAGIHFPWLPALVCTGAVFLGAEICPYSVCSRHGLAIASHSVCLTRLLMAAAFPVCYPLGRLLDWALRQEISTFYTREKLLETLRAADPYSDLVKEELNIIQGALELRTKVVEEVLTPLGDCFMLRSDAVLDFATVSEILRSGYTRIPVYEGDQRHNIVDILFVKDLAFVDPDDCTPLLTVTRFYNRPLHCVFNDTRLDTVLEEFKKGKSHLAIVQRVNNEGEGDPFYEVMGIVTLEDIIEEIIKSEILDETDLYKVEPFKSLYLSEKILLRLLKHPNVIQELKFDEKNKKAPEHYLYQRSRPVDYFMLLLQGRVEVEVGKEGLRFENGAFTYYGAPAIMTTACSDNDVRKVGSLAGSSVFLPVSVSRTFAFSRGDSLAGSPVNRSPSRCSGLNRSESPNRERSDFGGSNTQLCGSGNNLYTPDYSVRILSDVQFVKVTRQQYQNALTACRMDSSPQSPDMEAFTDADSTKAPVTRGTPQTPKDDPAVTLLNTRSSLPCSRTDGLRSPSEVVYLRMEEMAFTQEEMTDFEKHSTQQLSLSPTAVPTRAASDSECCNINLDTETSPCSSDFEETVGKKLLRTLSGRKRKRSPDEGRALEENSNLTPLIT
- the CNNM1 gene encoding metal transporter CNNM1 isoform X1; the protein is MAAAAGAVSVRLRDCCSRGAVLLLFFSLSPRPPAAAAWLLGLRPEDTAGGRVSLEGGTLRAAEGTSFLLRVYFQPGPAAPAAPVPVPTLSPAENGTGDWAPRLMFIEEPPGGSGVAPSAVPTHPPGPQRCREQSDWASDVEVLGPLRPGGVAGSALVQVRVRELRKGEAERGGAGGGGKLFSLCAWDGRAWHHHGAAGGFLLRVRPRLYSPGGNLLPPSWLRALGALLLLALSALFSGLRLSLLSLDPVELRVLRNSGSAAEKEQARRVQAVRGRGTHLLCTLLLGQAGANAALAGWLYASLPPGVGGTGEDYSEAGIHFPWLPALVCTGAVFLGAEICPYSVCSRHGLAIASHSVCLTRLLMAAAFPVCYPLGRLLDWALRQEISTFYTREKLLETLRAADPYSDLVKEELNIIQGALELRTKVVEEVLTPLGDCFMLRSDAVLDFATVSEILRSGYTRIPVYEGDQRHNIVDILFVKDLAFVDPDDCTPLLTVTRFYNRPLHCVFNDTRLDTVLEEFKKGKSHLAIVQRVNNEGEGDPFYEVMGIVTLEDIIEEIIKSEILDETDLYTDNRKKQRVPHRERKRHDFSLFKLSDSEIRVKISPQLLLATHRFMATEVEPFKSLYLSEKILLRLLKHPNVIQELKFDEKNKKAPEHYLYQRSRPVDYFMLLLQGRVEVEVGKEGLRFENGAFTYYGAPAIMTTACSDNDVRKVGSLAGSSVFLPVSVSRTFAFSRGDSLAGSPVNRSPSRCSGLNRSESPNRERSDFGGSNTQLCGSGNNLYTPDYSVRILSDVQFVKVTRQQYQNALTACRMDSSPQSPDMEAFTDADSTKAPVTRGTPQTPKDDPAVTLLNTRSSLPCSRTDGLRSPSEVVYLRMEEMAFTQEEMTDFEKHSTQQLSLSPTAVPTRAASDSECCNINLDTETSPCSSDFEETVGKKLLRTLSGRKRKRSPDEGRALEENSNLTPLIT